One Oncorhynchus masou masou isolate Uvic2021 chromosome 2, UVic_Omas_1.1, whole genome shotgun sequence genomic region harbors:
- the LOC135503994 gene encoding cytochrome c oxidase subunit 5A, mitochondrial-like: protein MFRAVVRLSTSGVRSLARIRPCYSAPLASRCYSHAKVETDEEFDARWVTYFSKPDIDAWELKKGMNTLIGYDLVPEPKILDSALRACRRLNDLASAIRILEAVKDKSGPHKDIYPYLIQELQPTLIELGISTPEDLGMDKL from the exons ATGTTCAGAGCCGTTGTTCGACTTTCAACCTCTGGGGTACGGAGTTTAGCGCGGATACGACCATGTTACTCGG CTCCTTTGGCCTCCCGATGCTACTCCCATGCCAAGgtggagacagatgaggagttCGATGCCCGTTGGGTCACTTATTTCAGCAAGCCAGACATTGATGCCTGGGAGCTAAAGAAAG GCATGAACACATTAATTGGCTACGACCTGGTACCTGAACCCAAAATCCTCGACTCAGCTCTTCGTGCTTGCCGAAGGTTGAATGACTTGGCCAGTGCCATCCGCATCCTCGAGGCAGTCAAG GACAAATCTGGCCCCCACAAAGATATCTACCCATACCTGATTCAAGAACTGCAGCCCACTCTGATTGAGCTGGGTATCTCCACACCTGAGGATCTGGGCATGGACAAATTATAG
- the LOC135503973 gene encoding ribonuclease P protein subunit p25-like yields the protein MYFGCGVGVASIQRQYQVRDSVRPCTGPGGNTQVPMATGVTPARCPVYQVQPYSGQPSSTVNSVSNTQPTPVPTPLPPPPAALKPGQGGFKKVCRTEEASPCPFPGLASGVLEMRVKEGSKIRNLMGFAMARMQGDVSGVGFSGGSGLRQVVFSGSGRAVTKTITCAEIMKRKVGSLHQLTKLRYKGVREVWESHEGGASEMTVHRTVPSISILLSKDPLDPQEPGYQPPETLSALWEDRDSVDAPQTASKRPLGLSPYSSLPESKRVCLGLDEGTLALSTPLAN from the coding sequence ATGTATTTTGGCTGTGGAGTTGGAGTGGCCAGCATTCAAAGACAGTATCAGGTCAGGGACTCTGTCAGACCATGCACCGGACCTGGAGGGAATACACAGGTCCCAATGGCAACCGGTGTGACCCCAGCTAGGTGCCCAGTATATCAGGTTCAGCCTTACAGTGGGCAGCCCTCCTCCACTGTCAACAGTGTTTCCAACACACAGCCCACCCCAGTGCctacacctctacctccacctcccgCCGCACTCAAACCGGGCCAGGGTGGGTTCAAGAAGGTGTGTCGCACAGAGGAGGCCAGCCCGTGCCCCTTCCCAGGATTGGCCTCAGGAGTGCTGGAGATGCGTGTCAAGGAGGGCAGTAAGATCCGTAACCTCATGGGTTTTGCCATGGCTCGCATGCAGGGGGATGTCAGTGGTGTTGGGTTTAGTGGAGGCAGTGGCCTGAGGCAGGTTGTTTTCTCTGGGTCGGGTCGTGCCGTCACCAAGACCATCACATGCGCTGAGATCATGAAGAGAAAAGTGGGGTCTCTGCACCAGCTGACCAAGCTGCGCTACAAGGGTGTGAGGGAGGTGTGGGAGAGCCACGAAGGGGGGGCATCGGAGATGACCGTTCACAGGACCGTCCCCTCCATCAGCATCCTTTTGTCCAAAGACCCCCTGGACCCCCAGGAGCCCGGCTACCAGCCCCCTGAGACTCTCAGTGCTCTCTGGgaggacagagacagtgtggATGCCCCACAGACAGCCAGCAAGAGACCTCTTGGTCTGTCCCCATACAGCAGTTTACCTGAATCTAAGAGAGTGTGTCTGGgtctggatgaggggactctggCTCTGTCCACCCccctggctaactga